One genomic region from Microbacterium sp. BK668 encodes:
- a CDS encoding glycosyltransferase family 1 protein, with protein sequence MTVRVFVDLLFYTGHRGGTETYAREILKRMPEAFPDAEFVAVTGRAGAERVRGFFPGEVRTARWVGADRVTWAAGEVLRASAYARRLRADVMWCPSNFGPVRTSPVPRVTTTHDVIYHSAGSRGVRGLVPRVTAWLMGRAARTSDAVITVSRAAEKAVVAETGVRPDAITVIGHGTNAPRVPDDPARELEGLGIRPGRALVLSTGNRLPHKNFEGLLRALATMSANRPLVVIPGSHGRDPLLPLVEQLGLQDDVVLPGWVTGAQLEALYASAALYVCPSLTEGFGLPVIDAMRRGCVVLANDVPVLREVGGDVALYADAASPPKLAAAIRTALDDDQSARREAGLRRAAGFTWEDSAARTARVIEATARARGRR encoded by the coding sequence ATGACGGTCCGAGTCTTCGTCGACCTTCTCTTCTACACCGGCCACCGGGGCGGCACCGAGACGTACGCCCGCGAGATCCTGAAGCGGATGCCGGAGGCGTTCCCCGACGCCGAGTTCGTGGCGGTGACCGGCCGTGCGGGGGCCGAACGGGTGCGCGGCTTCTTCCCGGGCGAGGTGCGGACTGCGCGATGGGTCGGCGCCGATCGCGTGACGTGGGCCGCGGGCGAGGTGCTCAGGGCGAGCGCCTACGCGCGCAGGCTGCGTGCGGACGTCATGTGGTGCCCCTCCAACTTCGGGCCGGTGCGGACCTCGCCGGTGCCGCGCGTGACGACGACGCACGACGTGATCTACCACTCGGCTGGCAGCCGCGGCGTACGGGGGCTCGTGCCGCGCGTCACCGCGTGGCTGATGGGCCGCGCGGCGCGCACATCGGACGCCGTCATCACCGTCTCGCGGGCCGCGGAGAAGGCCGTCGTCGCCGAGACGGGCGTCAGGCCCGACGCGATCACCGTGATCGGGCACGGCACGAACGCCCCGCGCGTGCCCGACGACCCGGCGCGGGAGCTCGAGGGCCTCGGCATCCGCCCCGGTCGCGCCCTCGTCCTGAGCACGGGGAACCGTCTCCCCCACAAGAACTTCGAGGGGCTCCTCCGCGCGCTCGCGACGATGAGCGCGAACCGGCCGCTCGTCGTCATTCCCGGCAGTCACGGCCGCGATCCGCTGCTTCCCCTCGTCGAGCAGCTCGGGCTGCAGGACGACGTCGTGCTTCCGGGCTGGGTCACCGGGGCGCAGCTCGAGGCCCTCTACGCTTCTGCGGCGCTGTACGTCTGCCCGTCGCTCACGGAGGGGTTCGGCCTTCCCGTCATCGATGCGATGCGCCGCGGCTGCGTCGTGCTCGCCAACGACGTGCCGGTGCTGCGCGAGGTCGGCGGCGACGTCGCCCTCTATGCGGACGCCGCCTCGCCGCCGAAGCTCGCCGCCGCGATCCGCACCGCCCTCGACGACGATCAGAGTGCGCGCCGAGAGGCGGGGCTGCGGCGCGCCGCGGGGTTCACGTGGGAGGACTCCGCCGCCCGCACCGCCCGCGTCATCGAGGCGACGGCGCGCGCTCGGGGCCGCCGATGA
- a CDS encoding GDP-mannose 4,6-dehydratase translates to MADARRALITGITGQDGGHLAELLHEKGYEVFGLIRGQNNPRRVEVEADMPYVHLIEGDLTDPTSLVRAVETSDPHELYNLAAVSHVGYSFKNPTLTADVTAKGVLNVLEAVRVTGRENQTRVYQASTSEMFGGLDYNRPGAGYNENSLFHPRSPYGVAKLYGHWIAKNYRESYGMFVSCGILFNHEGERRGVEFVTRKITHAVARIKLGLQDHIELGDLWPKRDWGYAGDFVEGMWRMLQHDVADDFVLATGETHSIEEFLTLAFAEIGVDDWKPYVRQNPAYMRPAEVDILLGDPTKAERELGWRREVDFPGLVKIMVAHDLKLQSRELAVPSA, encoded by the coding sequence ATGGCAGACGCGCGACGCGCACTCATCACCGGTATCACGGGCCAGGACGGCGGACACCTCGCTGAACTTCTGCACGAGAAGGGTTACGAGGTCTTCGGACTCATCCGCGGACAGAACAATCCGCGTCGAGTCGAGGTCGAAGCCGACATGCCCTACGTGCACCTGATCGAAGGCGACCTGACCGACCCGACGTCTCTCGTGCGCGCGGTCGAGACCTCCGACCCGCACGAGCTCTACAACCTCGCCGCGGTCAGCCACGTCGGCTACTCCTTCAAGAACCCGACGCTCACCGCCGACGTGACCGCCAAGGGCGTGCTCAACGTCCTGGAGGCCGTCCGCGTGACGGGCCGCGAGAACCAGACGCGCGTCTACCAGGCGTCGACGTCGGAGATGTTCGGGGGTCTCGACTACAACCGTCCCGGCGCCGGCTACAACGAGAACTCCCTCTTCCACCCGCGCAGCCCCTACGGCGTCGCGAAGCTGTACGGCCACTGGATCGCGAAGAACTACCGCGAGAGCTACGGCATGTTCGTCTCGTGCGGCATCCTCTTCAACCACGAGGGCGAACGGCGCGGCGTCGAGTTCGTGACGCGCAAGATCACGCACGCCGTCGCACGCATCAAGCTCGGTCTGCAGGACCACATCGAGCTCGGCGACCTGTGGCCCAAGCGCGACTGGGGCTACGCGGGCGACTTCGTCGAGGGGATGTGGCGGATGCTGCAGCACGACGTGGCCGACGACTTCGTCCTGGCGACGGGTGAGACGCATTCCATCGAGGAGTTCCTGACCCTCGCATTCGCCGAGATCGGCGTGGACGACTGGAAGCCCTACGTCCGCCAGAACCCCGCCTACATGCGCCCCGCCGAGGTCGACATCCTCCTCGGCGACCCGACGAAGGCGGAGCGCGAGCTGGGATGGCGACGCGAGGTCGATTTCCCGGGGCTGGTGAAGATCATGGTCGCTCACGACCTCAAGCTGCAGTCCCGCGAGCTCGCTGTGCCCTCCGCGTGA
- a CDS encoding NAD-dependent epimerase/dehydratase family protein, whose protein sequence is MTRHLVITGANGFVGAHVAALAAAEGIGVWAIGREDEPSAALVPHCDRYYRADLEHEWTAPPGADAIIHLAGLAAVGPSFAQPQRYLSVNTGIMTTMSEALLARDDRPRVVVVSTGAVYAPPADDEVVSESSPLAPTSPYAVAKIAVETQADYYARRGLDTVVVRPFNHIGPGQGAGFLVPDLTAALLQTPPDGVLRVGNLQAARDYTDVRDVARAYLAVAFAPSHRHRVYNVASGAAHSGRDVLETIAEALGREVPALETDPSRLRPNDPALIIGSPRRLADEFGWAPRIDWRASIRELVAQQSGSAVP, encoded by the coding sequence GTGACCCGCCACCTCGTCATCACCGGCGCCAACGGATTCGTCGGAGCCCACGTGGCCGCGCTGGCCGCGGCCGAGGGCATCGGCGTGTGGGCGATCGGCCGCGAGGACGAGCCGTCGGCCGCACTCGTCCCGCACTGCGACCGCTACTACCGTGCAGACCTCGAGCACGAGTGGACAGCGCCGCCGGGCGCCGACGCGATCATCCACCTGGCCGGACTGGCCGCCGTCGGCCCGTCGTTCGCGCAGCCGCAGCGCTATCTCTCCGTCAACACCGGCATCATGACGACCATGAGCGAAGCGCTCCTGGCGCGGGACGATCGCCCTCGCGTCGTGGTCGTGAGCACCGGCGCGGTCTATGCGCCGCCCGCGGACGACGAGGTCGTCTCGGAGAGCTCTCCGCTCGCACCCACGTCTCCCTACGCCGTCGCCAAGATCGCCGTGGAGACGCAGGCCGACTACTACGCGCGCCGGGGACTCGACACCGTCGTCGTGCGCCCGTTCAATCACATCGGCCCCGGGCAGGGGGCCGGCTTCCTCGTGCCGGACCTGACCGCAGCCCTGCTGCAGACACCGCCCGACGGCGTCCTGCGCGTCGGCAACCTGCAGGCGGCGCGCGATTACACCGATGTGCGCGATGTCGCACGCGCGTACCTGGCCGTCGCCTTCGCGCCGTCGCACCGGCATCGTGTCTACAACGTCGCCTCGGGCGCCGCCCACTCCGGACGCGACGTGCTCGAGACGATCGCCGAGGCGCTCGGCCGGGAGGTGCCCGCCCTCGAGACGGACCCGAGCCGGCTGCGGCCGAACGATCCCGCGCTCATCATCGGCTCGCCGCGCCGTCTGGCCGACGAGTTCGGGTGGGCGCCGCGCATCGACTGGCGCGCGTCGATCCGCGAGCTGGTCGCGCAGCAGTCCGGCTCCGCCGTTCCGTGA
- a CDS encoding rhamnan synthesis F family protein produces MVVVVNGSLGEVGRARLAEVADDVVVRENRGFDVWALKAGLDRVGAGIGAFDEVLLTNDTWFGPVGSFEGVFARMDAREVHFWGLTDHARTVPNPLTGEGVLPYHLQSYWLAVRREMFLSEAWAAYWRDLPQMPGYRDAVLRHEVVFTEHFTGLGFVAGVAFPAEEYPTENPSLLNADLLVRDGCPVVKRRVFFQWPPFLHRHAVVGRWVLDAMTRAGYPAGLALTDLARNVPPRVLNANLGLLEVLPDTATGYDPTHPLRIAAILHVFYVEMTEEMLDRVDLLPGAVDVMITTSHRARADAIEEIVAARPRRGRPVSVRVVDSNAGRDQSAFYIGCRDLLLGGGYDLVVKLHSKKTPQDGYNVGRHFKDQQFANLLANEGFAASLVGLFQREPELGIVYPPMIHVGYPTFGHAWWANRPGVEALAARLGIRVPLDEASPLAPYGSMFVARPEALHLLTAAPWTYDDFGGPDSYRDGGPAHVLERMPSYAAGEQGFHTRTVTTAEYGAISHTSIEFLLDRISSTTPGDALARIELRERLRPDGLDDLRALIRTDLRLNRPRTARLVRRAGELVSRIRRLARRLTPGTDEAVARDRRA; encoded by the coding sequence GTGGTTGTGGTGGTGAACGGGTCGCTGGGGGAGGTGGGGCGTGCCCGGCTGGCCGAGGTCGCGGATGACGTGGTGGTGCGGGAGAACCGTGGTTTCGACGTGTGGGCGTTGAAGGCGGGGTTGGATCGTGTGGGTGCGGGGATCGGGGCGTTCGATGAGGTGCTGCTGACCAATGACACGTGGTTCGGCCCGGTGGGGTCGTTCGAGGGTGTGTTCGCGCGGATGGATGCGCGGGAGGTGCATTTCTGGGGGTTGACCGATCATGCCCGGACGGTGCCGAACCCGTTGACGGGGGAGGGTGTGCTGCCGTATCACCTGCAGTCGTATTGGCTGGCGGTGCGGCGGGAGATGTTCTTGTCGGAGGCGTGGGCGGCGTATTGGCGTGATCTGCCGCAGATGCCGGGGTATCGGGATGCGGTGCTGCGTCATGAGGTGGTGTTCACGGAGCATTTCACCGGGTTGGGGTTCGTGGCGGGGGTGGCGTTCCCGGCGGAGGAGTATCCGACGGAGAATCCGTCGCTGCTGAACGCGGATCTGCTGGTGCGGGACGGGTGTCCGGTGGTGAAGAGGCGGGTGTTCTTCCAGTGGCCGCCGTTCCTGCATCGGCATGCGGTGGTGGGGCGGTGGGTGCTGGATGCGATGACGCGTGCGGGGTATCCGGCGGGCCTGGCGCTGACGGATCTGGCGCGCAACGTGCCGCCGCGGGTGCTCAACGCCAACCTCGGTCTGCTCGAGGTGCTCCCCGACACCGCCACCGGCTACGACCCCACCCACCCCCTCCGCATCGCCGCCATCCTCCACGTGTTCTACGTCGAGATGACGGAGGAGATGCTCGACCGCGTCGACCTGCTTCCCGGCGCCGTCGACGTCATGATCACGACGTCCCACCGGGCTCGAGCCGATGCCATCGAGGAGATCGTCGCCGCGCGTCCGCGGAGGGGGCGGCCCGTCTCGGTGCGAGTGGTGGACTCCAACGCCGGTCGGGACCAGAGCGCGTTCTACATCGGATGCCGCGACCTCCTGCTCGGCGGAGGCTACGACCTGGTGGTGAAGCTGCACTCGAAGAAGACCCCGCAGGACGGGTACAACGTGGGCCGGCATTTCAAGGACCAGCAGTTCGCGAACCTTCTGGCGAACGAGGGCTTCGCGGCCAGCCTCGTCGGCCTGTTCCAGCGCGAGCCCGAACTCGGCATCGTCTATCCGCCCATGATCCACGTCGGCTATCCGACCTTCGGCCACGCGTGGTGGGCGAACCGCCCCGGGGTGGAGGCGCTCGCGGCGCGGCTCGGCATCCGCGTCCCCCTCGACGAGGCGTCGCCGCTCGCGCCGTACGGCTCGATGTTCGTCGCCCGCCCGGAGGCGCTGCATCTTCTCACGGCGGCTCCCTGGACGTACGACGACTTCGGTGGGCCCGACTCCTACCGCGACGGCGGGCCGGCCCACGTCCTCGAGCGGATGCCGTCGTACGCCGCCGGGGAGCAGGGTTTCCACACCCGCACCGTCACGACCGCCGAGTACGGCGCGATCAGCCACACCTCCATCGAGTTCCTCCTCGACCGGATCTCGAGCACGACGCCCGGCGATGCGCTGGCGCGGATCGAGCTGCGCGAGCGACTGCGTCCCGACGGGCTCGATGACCTGCGGGCCCTCATCCGAACCGACCTGCGCCTCAACCGTCCGCGAACGGCGCGTCTGGTCCGCCGAGCGGGCGAGCTCGTCTCCCGCATCCGGCGGCTCGCGCGTCGTCTGACACCCGGAACGGACGAGGCGGTCGCTCGGGATCGCCGCGCATAG
- a CDS encoding glycosyltransferase, producing MTAPLVARARAAWRYARSLPGLRAVVEAVDRIWWARVILRADVVDLDIVAAQGGPATPRAAVRAYVRGGFRSGMTLNPLFMERLVSSQLSDAGRVPALYAYLVNDARTIRAGANWDAPAYAALHPDSVDAPGGPLGHAWRAARRDGSIVLGSGPTRRVAWDVVRERAARAAGHVARGSTVPSRFAGDVVVCRLSSREEDAAAAIDATVSVAADLGAPDILVAVAGSSADLWTNAALLELWLPGTRVVADAPGLLETVAERSGGAGTLVVRGPDADIEADDLRELAARGVTGPVMPLWLSTDGTVVAAGVCRHEGRAFALLEGHPSEDARALGTTIETAGIAGDTFARPLGANAEAAARTALDLTVRAPRRGLPRSAGVQEEDTDLDALLRPVGLEVASWGREGPVLRRRRYDVTLDDGSVVPSLRWAIKIAAPPGRPGEAWGDTHFARGIADALRRLGQEVVIDAYSARLRPSGYLDDVVLALRGPEPIHAQPGARSLIWIISHPDEITAAELSGFDVVFAGSRPWAAEASVRFGRPIQTLLQCTDARRFRPTGAGRTDDIVFVGTARGIPRPSIIEPIRAGIPVRVYGPDWRGWIPASAIAGRGVPNRDLPLVYERADLVLNDHWPAMKAAGFVSNRLFDVVAAGGRAVSDAVAGIDEIFEGAVRTYDDVPALLGLLRGDRDRLFPDAERLADISARVRRDHSFDARARTLLDAALSA from the coding sequence GTGACCGCCCCGCTCGTCGCGCGAGCGCGGGCCGCATGGCGGTACGCGCGATCCCTGCCGGGACTCCGCGCAGTGGTGGAGGCGGTCGATCGCATCTGGTGGGCGCGCGTCATCCTGCGGGCGGATGTCGTCGACCTCGACATCGTCGCCGCCCAGGGCGGACCGGCCACACCCCGCGCGGCCGTGCGAGCCTACGTCCGCGGCGGGTTTCGCTCGGGCATGACCCTCAACCCGCTCTTCATGGAGCGTCTCGTCTCGTCACAGCTGTCGGATGCCGGACGCGTTCCCGCGCTCTACGCCTACCTCGTCAATGACGCTCGAACGATCCGGGCCGGGGCCAACTGGGATGCGCCCGCGTATGCGGCTCTGCACCCGGACTCGGTCGACGCGCCCGGTGGTCCGCTCGGTCACGCGTGGCGGGCCGCCCGGCGCGACGGATCCATCGTGCTGGGATCAGGTCCCACGCGCCGGGTCGCGTGGGACGTCGTGCGGGAGCGCGCCGCGCGCGCTGCCGGGCACGTGGCCCGGGGATCCACCGTTCCGAGCCGCTTCGCCGGCGACGTCGTGGTCTGCCGCCTCTCATCGCGTGAGGAGGATGCCGCCGCCGCGATCGATGCCACGGTGAGCGTCGCAGCAGACCTCGGCGCCCCCGACATCCTGGTCGCCGTGGCGGGCTCCTCCGCGGATCTGTGGACGAACGCGGCGCTGCTGGAGCTGTGGCTGCCGGGAACGCGCGTCGTCGCGGATGCCCCCGGCCTCCTCGAGACGGTGGCCGAGCGCTCCGGCGGAGCCGGGACCCTGGTCGTGCGCGGACCGGATGCCGACATCGAGGCCGACGACCTGCGCGAGCTCGCCGCACGCGGCGTCACCGGCCCGGTCATGCCGCTGTGGCTCTCGACGGACGGCACGGTCGTGGCGGCGGGTGTCTGCCGCCACGAGGGCCGCGCCTTCGCGCTGCTGGAAGGACATCCGTCCGAGGACGCCCGTGCCCTCGGCACGACGATCGAAACCGCGGGCATCGCCGGCGACACCTTCGCCCGCCCCCTCGGCGCGAACGCAGAGGCAGCGGCGCGGACCGCGCTCGACCTCACCGTCCGCGCGCCGCGACGCGGCCTTCCGCGAAGCGCTGGGGTCCAGGAGGAGGACACCGATCTCGACGCGCTCCTCCGGCCCGTCGGTCTGGAGGTCGCATCCTGGGGCCGCGAAGGGCCGGTGCTGCGTCGACGCCGGTACGACGTGACGCTCGACGACGGATCGGTGGTGCCCTCGCTGCGGTGGGCGATCAAGATCGCCGCTCCGCCGGGAAGACCGGGCGAGGCGTGGGGAGACACGCATTTCGCTCGCGGGATCGCCGACGCGCTGCGGCGGCTCGGTCAGGAGGTGGTGATCGACGCCTACTCGGCACGCCTCCGTCCGTCGGGCTACCTCGACGATGTCGTGCTGGCCCTGCGCGGCCCGGAACCGATCCATGCCCAGCCCGGCGCCCGATCGCTCATCTGGATCATCAGTCACCCCGACGAGATCACCGCGGCGGAGCTCTCCGGCTTCGACGTGGTCTTCGCCGGCTCGCGGCCCTGGGCCGCCGAGGCATCCGTCAGATTCGGAAGACCGATCCAGACGCTGCTGCAGTGCACGGACGCCCGCCGGTTCCGTCCGACGGGGGCCGGCCGCACCGACGACATCGTGTTCGTCGGCACGGCCCGCGGAATCCCGCGCCCCTCCATCATCGAGCCGATCCGCGCCGGAATCCCAGTCCGGGTCTACGGCCCGGACTGGCGGGGCTGGATCCCCGCTTCGGCGATCGCGGGTCGCGGCGTCCCGAATCGAGACCTGCCGCTGGTCTATGAGCGAGCGGATCTCGTGCTGAACGATCACTGGCCGGCCATGAAGGCCGCCGGCTTCGTCTCCAACCGCCTCTTCGATGTCGTCGCGGCGGGCGGTCGCGCGGTCAGCGACGCGGTCGCGGGCATCGACGAGATCTTCGAAGGGGCGGTGCGCACGTATGACGACGTGCCCGCTCTGCTCGGTCTGCTCCGCGGGGATCGAGACCGGCTCTTCCCGGACGCCGAGCGTCTCGCCGACATCTCCGCTCGCGTACGGCGCGACCACTCGTTCGACGCGCGCGCCCGTACGCTGCTCGACGCCGCTCTGTCCGCCTGA
- a CDS encoding glycosyltransferase family 2 protein, whose translation MNPSTPGGPIELTILMPCLNEAETLAVCIEKAQGFLARSGIAGEVLISDNGSTDGSQQIATDLGARVSEAPRRGYGAALINGIENARGRYIIMGDADDSYDFVNLDGFVERLRGGADLVMGNRFKGGIAPGAMPPLHKYLGNPVLSGIGQLFFRPNIGDFHCGLRGFNKDRIRDLDLQTTGMEFASEMVVKSSLARYRIEEVPTTLKKDGRSRPPHLRSWHDGWRHLRFLLLFAPRWLFVYPGLVAFFLGALAVGILSFGGVTIAGVGFDVTTMVYASALCVIGYQSLLFFWLTKLFATQEGFLPASPRYRAIVAKWSAERGLLIGLALFLLGVVIGIVQVARWGSLDFGPQDATQVIRIAIPSALGIMLGFQTIMMSFFSGVLTTPRRQVRPDAVIES comes from the coding sequence GTGAACCCCTCCACTCCCGGCGGCCCGATCGAGCTCACGATCCTGATGCCGTGCCTCAACGAGGCCGAGACCCTCGCCGTGTGCATCGAGAAGGCGCAGGGGTTCCTCGCCCGCTCGGGCATCGCGGGAGAGGTGCTCATCTCCGACAACGGCTCGACCGACGGGTCGCAGCAGATCGCGACGGACCTCGGCGCGCGGGTCTCCGAGGCCCCGCGCCGCGGCTACGGAGCCGCCCTCATCAACGGCATCGAGAACGCGCGCGGCCGGTACATCATCATGGGCGACGCCGACGACAGCTACGACTTCGTCAATCTCGACGGATTCGTCGAACGGCTTCGCGGCGGCGCCGACCTGGTGATGGGCAACCGCTTCAAGGGCGGGATCGCTCCGGGCGCGATGCCGCCCCTCCACAAGTACCTCGGGAATCCCGTGCTGTCCGGGATCGGGCAGCTGTTCTTCCGCCCCAACATCGGCGACTTCCACTGCGGCCTCCGCGGGTTCAACAAGGACCGCATCCGCGACCTCGACCTCCAGACGACGGGGATGGAGTTCGCCTCCGAGATGGTGGTCAAGTCCTCCCTCGCGCGCTACCGGATCGAGGAGGTGCCGACCACCCTCAAGAAGGACGGTCGGTCGCGCCCGCCGCACCTGCGGAGCTGGCACGACGGCTGGCGCCACCTTCGCTTCCTGCTCCTGTTCGCGCCCCGATGGCTGTTCGTCTACCCGGGCTTGGTGGCCTTCTTCCTGGGGGCGCTCGCGGTCGGCATCCTCTCGTTCGGCGGTGTGACCATCGCGGGCGTCGGGTTCGACGTCACGACGATGGTCTATGCCAGCGCCCTGTGCGTCATCGGCTACCAGTCGCTGCTGTTCTTCTGGCTCACGAAGCTCTTCGCCACCCAGGAGGGCTTCCTGCCGGCCAGTCCCCGCTATCGGGCGATCGTCGCGAAATGGAGCGCCGAGCGCGGACTGCTGATCGGGCTCGCCCTGTTCCTCCTCGGAGTGGTGATCGGAATCGTCCAGGTCGCGCGCTGGGGAAGCCTCGACTTCGGGCCGCAGGATGCCACGCAGGTCATCCGCATCGCGATCCCCAGCGCGCTGGGGATCATGCTCGGGTTCCAGACGATCATGATGAGCTTCTTCTCCGGGGTGCTGACGACTCCACGCCGGCAGGTGCGGCCGGATGCCGTGATCGAGAGCTGA
- a CDS encoding rhamnan synthesis F family protein: LTNDTWFGPVGSFEGVFARMDAREVHFWGLTEHARTVPNPLTGEGVLPYHLQSYWLAVRREMFLSEAWAAYWRDLPEMPGYRDAVLRHEVVFTEHFTGLGFVAGVAFPAEEYPTENPSLLNADLLVRDGCPVVKRRVFFQWPPFLHRHAVVGRWVLDAMTRAGYPAGLALTDLARNVPPRVLNANLGLLEVLPDTPTGYDPTHPLRIAAILHAGSDGIGPVLDRLALLPASYDLRVTTDDPRRVAALEAELADRKDDRIARHAVRVVPGADDTVAFFDALTDVLEGDADIVVKAHSGRGGPEWAEGGYLPRHELGDLLDSAGYAANLVGLFQREPGLGIVFAPTGHFGTTTIGAGWGDHRPRAEAVRRERGIAVPLDDVSPLAPFGGMWVARPEALRLLSAGGGRSAAPGDGPVLDRLVAPSAGERGFHARTVATARDFGISHAGMEFVLDRIAATVDGFYPDDKIADVERAGWAGRARTTDLARMYVRLHHPGVARWARALARRLRRLAAGPRRRAA, from the coding sequence CTGACCAATGACACGTGGTTCGGCCCGGTGGGGTCGTTCGAGGGTGTGTTCGCGCGGATGGATGCGCGGGAGGTGCATTTCTGGGGGTTGACCGAACATGCCCGGACGGTGCCGAACCCGTTGACGGGGGAGGGTGTGCTGCCGTATCACCTGCAGTCGTATTGGCTGGCGGTGCGGCGGGAGATGTTCTTGTCGGAGGCGTGGGCGGCGTATTGGCGTGATCTGCCGGAGATGCCGGGGTATCGGGATGCGGTGCTGCGTCATGAGGTGGTGTTCACGGAGCATTTCACCGGGTTGGGGTTCGTGGCGGGGGTGGCGTTCCCGGCGGAGGAGTATCCGACGGAGAATCCGTCGCTGCTGAACGCGGATCTGCTGGTGCGGGACGGGTGTCCGGTGGTGAAGAGGCGGGTGTTCTTCCAGTGGCCGCCGTTCCTGCATCGGCATGCGGTGGTGGGGCGGTGGGTGCTGGATGCGATGACGCGTGCGGGGTATCCGGCGGGCCTGGCGCTGACGGATCTGGCGCGCAACGTGCCGCCACGGGTGCTCAACGCCAACCTCGGCCTGCTCGAGGTGCTCCCCGACACCCCCACCGGCTACGACCCCACCCACCCCCTCCGCATCGCCGCCATCCTCCACGCGGGCTCCGACGGGATCGGACCGGTGCTCGACCGGCTCGCCCTCCTGCCGGCGTCTTACGATCTGCGCGTCACGACGGACGACCCCCGTCGCGTCGCCGCGCTGGAGGCCGAGCTCGCAGACCGGAAGGACGACCGGATCGCGCGTCACGCCGTGCGGGTCGTCCCCGGCGCCGACGACACCGTCGCCTTCTTCGATGCGCTGACCGACGTGCTCGAGGGCGACGCGGACATCGTCGTGAAGGCGCACTCCGGCCGCGGCGGTCCCGAGTGGGCCGAGGGTGGGTACCTGCCGCGGCACGAGCTCGGCGACCTCCTCGACAGCGCGGGGTACGCCGCGAACCTGGTCGGCCTGTTCCAGCGCGAGCCGGGACTCGGCATCGTGTTCGCGCCGACCGGCCACTTCGGCACGACGACGATCGGCGCGGGATGGGGCGATCACCGCCCGCGAGCCGAGGCGGTGCGGCGCGAGCGCGGCATCGCCGTCCCCCTCGACGACGTGTCGCCGCTGGCCCCGTTCGGCGGCATGTGGGTGGCCCGCCCGGAGGCGCTGCGCCTCCTCAGCGCCGGAGGCGGTCGCAGTGCGGCGCCCGGGGACGGGCCCGTCCTGGACCGGCTCGTCGCGCCTTCCGCGGGGGAGCGGGGCTTCCATGCGCGAACGGTTGCGACAGCGCGGGACTTCGGCATCAGCCATGCCGGCATGGAGTTCGTCCTGGACCGCATCGCCGCGACGGTCGACGGCTTCTACCCGGACGACAAGATCGCGGACGTCGAGCGGGCAGGTTGGGCCGGCCGCGCCCGTACGACCGACCTCGCACGCATGTACGTGCGACTCCATCACCCCGGCGTCGCGCGGTGGGCTCGTGCCCTCGCGCGTCGCCTGCGTCGCCTGGCCGCCGGGCCCCGACGGAGAGCTGCGTGA